In Aerococcus loyolae, a genomic segment contains:
- a CDS encoding FAD:protein FMN transferase gives MEAVKLVELMGTVIEMKVGHPKAEALLEASEAKLRDYEYRFSANRDDSMLMRVNQAAGQAAVKVDEDLFDLIQLAKKVSLSTEGRFNLAIGPLVKLWHIGFSDAQVPSQEEIEDRLAIIDPHKVQLDPTTCKVYLEEPGMEIDLGAIAKGYFADQIVADWRRAGADYGLINLGGNVLVMGDAPNRENGFWRIGIQRPDAVRGEIMATVPVKNQSVVTSGIYERSFKQEGHSYHHILDSRTGYPIETDLASLTIIAPQSVFCEIWTTALFPLRAEEAVAAINDLKGVEGLAVTQDGKILVSQALA, from the coding sequence ATGGAAGCAGTAAAATTAGTTGAATTAATGGGAACCGTGATCGAAATGAAGGTTGGCCACCCCAAGGCCGAGGCCCTCTTAGAAGCGAGCGAAGCCAAGTTGCGCGATTATGAATATCGTTTCTCCGCTAACCGCGATGACTCCATGCTGATGCGGGTCAACCAGGCAGCTGGTCAAGCGGCAGTCAAGGTGGATGAGGACCTCTTTGACCTGATCCAACTGGCTAAAAAAGTCTCGCTCTCGACTGAGGGGCGCTTTAACTTGGCGATTGGGCCTTTGGTGAAGCTCTGGCATATCGGCTTCTCCGATGCCCAGGTGCCTAGCCAAGAAGAGATTGAAGACCGGCTGGCTATCATTGACCCCCATAAGGTCCAGCTTGACCCCACGACCTGCAAAGTGTATTTAGAAGAGCCGGGGATGGAGATTGACCTGGGGGCGATAGCTAAGGGGTATTTTGCCGACCAGATTGTGGCTGATTGGCGCCGGGCCGGGGCGGATTATGGACTGATTAACCTAGGCGGTAATGTTTTGGTGATGGGGGATGCCCCTAACCGGGAGAATGGTTTTTGGCGGATTGGAATTCAGCGACCGGATGCGGTTCGTGGAGAAATCATGGCTACGGTCCCGGTCAAAAACCAGTCAGTGGTGACTTCGGGAATCTATGAACGTAGCTTTAAACAAGAAGGGCATTCCTACCATCATATCTTGGATTCTCGGACAGGTTATCCGATTGAGACGGACTTGGCCAGTTTAACGATCATTGCTCCCCAATCGGTTTTCTGTGAGATTTGGACCACTGCCCTCTTTCCCTTAAGGGCTGAGGAAGCCGTGGCTGCCATTAATGACTTAAAAGGCGTTGAAGGTTTGGCAGTCACCCAGGATGGAAAAATTTTAGTCAGCCAAGCGCTAGCCTAA
- a CDS encoding DUF488 domain-containing protein, whose protein sequence is MEIAIKRAYADYDPSDGERILVDRLWPRGIKKEDAHVDEWEKDLAPSDDLRKTFHQNPDHFDRFKSAYKQELNQKQAAHEACQRLCRKAADHKITLIYSSKNESENNAVVLREHLLAMRVY, encoded by the coding sequence ATGGAGATTGCGATTAAGCGAGCTTATGCGGACTATGATCCTAGTGATGGGGAGCGGATTTTAGTGGATCGCTTGTGGCCACGGGGGATCAAGAAGGAAGATGCCCATGTGGACGAATGGGAGAAAGATTTGGCCCCGAGTGATGACTTGCGCAAGACTTTTCACCAAAACCCTGACCACTTTGACCGCTTTAAGTCAGCCTATAAACAAGAACTCAACCAGAAGCAAGCTGCCCATGAGGCCTGCCAACGTCTATGTCGAAAGGCGGCTGACCATAAGATTACCCTAATCTATAGTTCCAAAAATGAAAGCGAAAATAATGCTGTTGTGTTACGTGAGCACCTGTTAGCTATGCGGGTGTATTAG